One Thermodesulfobacteriota bacterium genomic window carries:
- a CDS encoding sigma-70 family RNA polymerase sigma factor has translation MKDLRVDNVSAVPNLSMNYPLVDIDSAKDEALVELFVDSHNEDAFTELVNRYSDKVYRLAYRITQNPDDAEEVLQEVFIILVEKLGTFRREARFSTWLYRVAANASYMFLRGGKKDKQSQVSIDDYKPYNDHGVLEGVADNDWSDIPDYKLLSMEGSELIEKAINELPEEYKIVFHMKDVEGMTSKEIAKTLGLSLAAVKSRVLRARLFLRDKLSSYYSEWGKN, from the coding sequence ATGAAAGATTTAAGAGTAGACAACGTTTCAGCGGTACCAAATTTAAGCATGAACTATCCTTTGGTCGATATAGATAGTGCAAAGGATGAAGCGCTTGTAGAGCTTTTTGTAGATTCACACAATGAAGATGCGTTCACGGAGCTTGTTAACAGGTATTCTGACAAGGTATACAGGCTTGCATACAGAATTACCCAAAACCCCGATGACGCTGAAGAAGTGCTGCAGGAAGTATTCATTATTCTTGTAGAGAAACTTGGCACCTTCAGAAGAGAGGCCCGCTTCTCCACTTGGCTCTATAGAGTTGCAGCAAACGCGAGCTATATGTTTTTAAGAGGCGGCAAAAAGGATAAGCAGAGCCAGGTTAGTATTGATGACTACAAACCATATAATGACCATGGGGTTCTCGAAGGAGTGGCAGATAATGACTGGAGCGATATACCTGATTATAAACTCCTTAGTATGGAGGGCTCTGAGTTGATTGAAAAAGCTATAAATGAGCTTCCAGAGGAATACAAAATTGTGTTCCATATGAAAGACGTTGAGGGAATGACAAGTAAAGAGATTGCAAAGACCCTAGGGCTTAGTCTTGCGGCAGTTAAGTCAAGAGTTTTAAGAGCCAGACTTTTCCTAAGGGACAAGCTCTCAAGCTATTACTCTGAGTGGGGTAAAAATTAG